ATTTGAGGTATGTAACACAGGCTGTGCTGTCCGTCGGTACGCTCTGTGCAAGTCTGGGGCTACTCGCTCCAACTGTTCAAGCAGATAACTTGTCAAACGCAAAAGACCGAATGCAGCAACTGAATGCGGCATCGGCTGAAAACGCCCAGTCCCTCACACAGGAGAAACAGGCGGCGCAGAATTTACAGGATAGTATCCAAAGCTATCAAAAGCTGATCGATTCATTGAGTCAAAGTATGGCGCAAACTAGACAAGAACTAGATACCACTCAAGCTAAACTGGACGACATCCAATCGACGCTCAATCGGTTGAAAAAGCAACTGAACATCACCAATAACGATTTTCAAGCGTTAACCGTAGCACTGTACGAACAGGGAAACGTACCTTACTTGGAGGTGCTGTTCAAGGCGACGAGTTTTAGTGATCTATTAAGTCGTTTCCAAGATATCGTTTTCCTCACAAAAGCCGAGCAAGGATTGGCCAAGAAGATTCTCGCTCTACACAATAAAGTCAGTGCGGAAGAGAAACAACAAGCGGCGAATTTGCAGTCGCTCAACAAGAAAAAGGCAAAGCTGGCGGCCTTGCAGCGGATCGATGCGAGCTTAAAGCAACAGAAACAAGTCGCTCTTGCAAGAACAAAACAGCAAATACAATCGGATGTGAACAAGCAGCAACGGTTACGTTCCCAGAAACAGTGGACACAGGCGCAGATTAATCAAATGGAAGCGCAAATTCAAAATGCGGGAAATGTGCTTTCTACCACTGTGGGTCTAGTTGTTGAGCAAGATTTGCGATATAGGAGTATCTCGCCAATGTCGCTGTACAACTACGTCCAGGCGCATGATTCAACTTTTTCACTCGGGGACATTGAGACCATTTGTAATGCGGCGAGATCGTACGACGTCAATCCTGCCCTGCTCATCGCCATCACCGGGCAAGAGCAAGCGTTTGTCCCGCCAAGTGCGGATGCGGGAGAGATTCGCAACAATCCGTTTAACGTGTTCTACAGTTGGCAGGTCTACAACACGAATTTGGCCGACGCAGCGAACATTGCAGCCAATACATTGCGGCATAAACTCTCAGTCTCGCCGCCGTCTGGGGAGGATCCGATCCATTGGATCAACGATCCCGCGAACCCATGGGGAATCTATGCAACGGACCCAAACTGGGCGAACGGGGTAGAAACGTACTTTAACAGCATTATGCAGCAGTGCGGGTGATATGGTTCAGGTTGGATGGTTCATACTGTGGCTATCGCCTAGTACGGCGGTTCTCTAGGAGCTTAAAGGAGATATTTTTTGTGGTAGGACGATTGCATCAGCTACACCCATGGCGGCGGATTATGGTCGTCGCCATCGTCTTGATTTTACTGTCGGTCATTTTTAACTTGGCTCATTCCATGGCGCTCATGAATTTCGTACCTGTTCATTATCACCGGGCTGTGGAGTGGGGCATTGTCATTCTGTGGTGCGTCATTGGCATCTGGTTGGTTCGGTACTTGAATCGCTTCCTCATGAGTAAAACATTGGGGAAGCACATCGACAGGCGGACTTCCAGGTTGCTCAGCCGTCTTCTCACGGTCATTGGCTTTCTGTTCATCGTCCTTGTGGCGCTTAACCTGCTGCAAATTCGCATCAGCAGTCTGCTGGTTGGCGGGGCGGTGACGGGCGTGATCGTCGGTATCGGTGCACAGTCCACCCTATCCAATTTGTTTGCAGGGGTGATCCTGTTGACTCTACGACCGTTTTCGGTGGGTCAATATATCACCTTGAGGACATCATTGTTCAGCGGGATCGAATACGGAGGCACAGTTTTCGACGTGAATTGGTATTACACGATACTGCTTGATGGGGACCAGAAGAGAGTTCTCCCGAATTCATCTGTGATCGTCTCAGCTGTGACGATTAACGCTAAAGAAGAATCCGCAAGTCAAGTGTTCACGGTACCCATCCCTTATTCTGTTTCAGAAAAAGAGATCAGCAATGACCTTCGTGAACTTACCAGCGGACGAGCAAGCATGAAAATTCGCGAGTTTACAAAGGACGCGTACAACGTCGAGATTCACCTGCCAGCGTCTGAGGACCCAGGTGTCATCCGTGAAATTTTATCTCGACATCAGATTTAGGGCCCGAGGGTCGAGAATGGGAGGTGATTTTAAGGAACCTGGCATATTTCATGAGATGTACTGGTTTTGCACCTCAAGTGATCTGTCCGTCCTGACTTTGTCGCGAATGTTGGCATGCTTGACGATATGAGAGAGAATGCTGCGACTGCGTTCGAGATACTGAATTCGCATTTCAAGCGCATAACAATATTGCTGGAGTTCCATATGTTGCAAGTGCAGTCTCATATTTTCTCCGCGCAGCGCGTTGTGTTGTTGACCTAAACGTTTCATAGATTGACGAAGATTCGCAAACACGAGCCCTATCCCCAGTGCCAGTAGGCCAATGGATACGTAAACGATCACCACCGTGAACCATCCCCATTCGCTATTCTTCTATTCTGCTAGCTTGATAGACTACCGCCCCATTTCCCTTGAAATAATTTTTATATATTAATCAGGCTATTTCAACGGGTGTAATTTAGGAACCTTTGACGAATCAGGGCGAACCATGGCCAACATTGTCTCTGTCTAGTTATCCAAAAATTATTTATGTTATGATGATTCCCGATCCCGTCGTCACTTCTCTTTACCTGATAAGCAAAGGAGAATGATGTGTATGGACGAGAGTACCCCAGTGCAAGTTGGTATAGAAGCGAACCACAGACCCATCCCTGGCAGCGAGCGCCGCGTCGTTGCCGGTGCAAAAAGAATTGCCCCGGTCGATCCCAACGAACGGATCACGGCGACGGTATTATTACGGCACCGCGCATCGACGGAACTGGTTCACCGGATTGAAGAATTGAGCACCCTCCCCTTTGCGACGCGAACCCACATGACCCATGAAGAGTTTTCAACAAACCACGGAGCCGACCCAAGTGACATACAAAAAATCAGGGAGTTCGCGAACCAACATGACCTCACCGTTGAACAAGTGAACCTCGCCGCGAGAACTGTCATCCTGTCCGGTACAACGTCATCATTCAACCAGGCCTTCGCGGTCGATCTCGCCCACTACGAGCACCCCGACTTTACGTACCGCGGACGCGAGGGTGCCATTCACGTCCCCGAGCACTTGACGGACGTCGTGGTGGCCGTTTTAGGCCTGGATAATCGGCCACAAGCCAGCCCACACTTTCGTATCTACAACGAAGAGGCTGGTCAAACAAGAGCCCTAGCCTCACAAATATCGTATACCCCTCCACAGGTGGCGCAACTGTATAACTTTCCAACAAACGTAAACTGCAGTGACCAGTGTATCGGCATCATTGAACTTGGCGGCGGATACACGTCCAGCAACATCGACCAATACTTTACCAATCTCGGACTCCCGTCGCCAACCGTTGCGGCCGTGTCCGTCGACGGATCGACAAACCAACCCACTGGCAACGCAAACGGACCGGATGGCGAGGTCGATCTCGACATTGAAGTAGCCGCCGCCGTTGCGCCCGGTGCACGCATCGTCGTCTACTTTGCGCCCAACACCGATGCAGGTTTTCTGAACGCCATCACGACGGCCATCCATGATACGACCAACAAACCGTCCGTGATCTCCATCAGTTGGGGTGGTCCGGAGAGTTCCTGGACAACACAAGGCATGCAAGCAATGAACAGCGCATTCCAGGATGCAGCGGCCCTAGGTGTGACAGTATGTTGCGCCTCGGGAGATAACGGATCGACAGACGGGGTCAGTGACGGTAACGTCCACGTGGACTTTCCAGCGTCCTCCCCGTACGCTCTGGCCTGCGGCGGTACGCGACTGACAGAATCAGGCGGGACAATTGCGAGTGAGGTTGTGTGGAATGACGGATCGAACGGTGGAGCAACAGGTGGCGGGGTGAGTTCCGTGTTCGCTTTGCCAAGTTGGCAATCCAATGCGAACGTTCCCTCGTCTGCCAACTCGAGCGGACAGACAGGCCGAGGTGTCCCCGACGTAGCAGGAGATGCTGATCCCGCATCAGGCTATCAAGTGCTCGTCGACGGGCAACAGTTCGCCATTGGTGGAACCAGTGCGGTCGCGCCGCTGTGGGCAGGACTTCTGGCCATCGCGAATCATACGCTTGGCCATCCAGTCGGCTACGTCAATCCGCTCCTGTACAGCATTCCTAGCCAAGACGGCGCGTTTCGAGACATCACGAGTGGAAATAACGATATCAACGGTTCCAACCAACTCTATCAAGCTGGACCAGGATGGGATGCGTGCACAGGACTTGGCAGCCCGAATGGAAGCAAGCTGATAGATGCACTCAGTCAGGTTGGGAGTGCTAGCGAAATACACTAGTTCGAAAACGGGGACAAAGGGCATAGACCACTTGTCCCCGTTTCACCACGTGGTAACTACTCCGCCGTGAACTGCAGTTGAGGCTCACCGTGCTTACGAACACACAGGATTTTATAACCCCTACTGGAGGCGATCATCGTGGATCAAGTCTTAGGTGCACTCGGTGTTATTAAAGGACACCCTGATCAAACTCGACTGATTACCCCGTATGCTGATGGAATGAAGGCAATTTCTGCGTTCCTGGGTTCCGCCACGAGCAAACTGCGGACAATCATCTACGCCGATACGCTATCCCTTTATTATGACGACGTGGCCTCGGCAAAACAGCGTGGTATTGACGTCAAGATCATTTTCGATCACAGTCAAGCCGCTGGCGCATATGAAAACCCTCATATCAAGCAGCTTTTAAGCGAAGGGTGGGTGGACGGCACCGATTTCGTCATTGGTACAAGTCCAGAGTCCGGACAAATTGTGCACCTAAAATCGACTTGGATTGACGACAGGTATGTGGAGGATGGAAGTCTCAATTACTCTCCGTCGGCGTTTAAGCAGATCAACAGTGTGTCGATTTCGGACTGGCCAGAGTACGCATCCTACTTGGACGGGATATTTGAGCAGTTGTGGCAGTGGATCTTGGAGAACGAGCCACAGTATCAAGTGAAAAAGTGAGATATTCCTAGTAGGCCGACGTAATACGCGAGTTGCCTATCAATGCTTATAGATATAGGAGAAGGGGGCGGCTACGCTCCGTCCCCTCACACTATGATGCATTCGGGTATGCATCGCTATGATCGTGCATCCAGTCCCTTTTATATGCCTGGGTTCGTAGCTTCTACAAAGCGGGGTCCCCAATAGTACGGATCACTTATGTCGTTCACTTGAACACCTTTCGACGATGTTGCCGAGATGAACTTGCCATCGCCGACATAAATCCCCACGTGTGAAATCCCCGTCCCGTCCGTATTGAAAAATACAAGATCGCCTGGTTGCAAATCGGATTTCGAGATGGTCTGTCCAACTTGGGCCTGCCCAGCGGCTGTCCGCGGAAGCGATATGTTGAAATGTGCGAAGACGGTTTGAGAAAATCCGGAACAATCAAAACCGCTCGCTGATTCTCCACCCATTCGATAAGGCGTTCCGATGAACTTTTCTGCATAGTCGACGATTTGTTGACCGGTGCTGGAGATGTCGGATGGTTTTGCGAGGGTCCTAGCGGTTACGGACGGTGACTGAGAAGCGGTATGAATCTCCCAAGTTTCCCCATTCCACGTGGAGTGGATGTTTAGTCGATTCATAATTTGCATAATGTACCAGGCGGGCATGTATGTAGTCTGTTTTCCGGAAGCGGGGTCTTCAGCTGCTACTTCGTTGACCTTCTGTACAAGGTGACCGTTTACGTAAATAGAACTCGATCCAGTGCCAACATGAACATGACTTAGATCCGGTCTGTCGGCTGCCGTGAGGGTCCAGGTGTGATTCGCCCAAACGCTGTGAATCTTCAGCTTGTCGAGTGCTTGCATGAGATACCATATCGGCATGTACGTGGTGTTGTCATAAACAAAACCGCTTGGCTTAGAGATGAGGTCTTGGTTTACGACGATAGCCTTTTGATTCATGGTGGGAGAATGAACACTCGCAAACGCGGTCAAGGGACTGGTTACGACGGCAACACTAGCACAAATGGTACTAGTGCACAGAGAAATAAACACTTTTTTGTTCAATCTAGCTGCTCCTTCATAGTCCTACGAGGTTAGTTGTCGGGTTTGGGAGAAGGATTCCCTACGCATGTTGCGATTCACCCCGGTAAAGCGTCCCCCGTTCTTTCGATTCGGACCACACATATCTTGTTGTTCTATATAACATTCGGTTGTAATCATGAATTTTGTGTCGGTTTTTCCAAGGTAATTTATTTCATGGATAGGACTAGTTCAACATGTTTTTTAGAAGTTTTAATGAATGTACACGAATGAAGGGCTTTTACGTCGTGTGAGCGAGGCAAACTTCTTTGAAATAGGTGCAATGGGCAGGCTCATTGCACCCGAACTGACAGACGGGGGACACCTACGTATAATCCTATTATTGTCCAGAAAAACACCAGTACTTGCTCCCAAAATAGTTCACAATCACTGTCAGCACGATGGATAATAGCTTACTATCGATGATGCGAATATCTAGTAGATGATTGAATCCGTAAATGAAGGCCAGTGATAATGAAAAGGAACACACATTCAAAACGATAAATCGATAGATTTCCCGGCCATGAAACTTGGACCTGCGCTCAAAGGTGAAGTACTTGTTCCAGACAAAGCTGTTAACAGTGCCACAGCTGTACGAAATGATGTGGGCTAGGACGTAGTTCAAGTGAAGCTCATTGTAAAACAGCACAAAGAGGAGCACATCGACCAGTGTATTCGATGCACCCACGGCGCCGAATTTTACCAATTGTAGAACTGCCAGGGGTGGGCGTGTGCCCTCTGCGTCCTCAGTCATGATTTACCTCCGTGGTGACAAATCCCTCGCGACTAGCGACCAGGTAGAGCGGTCTATCTTTGACTTCATCATAGATGCGGCCGACATATTCTCCGAGGACACCCATGCACGCGAGGATCCATCCACCTAAGATGAATGCTATAAATGTGAGGAAATCGACGCTGGATAAGGTGTGATCGAGAACGATCACCATCACCAAATACACCAACCCTGCGAAAAAGCTGACCACACCCAAGTATCCTGCCAACTTGATGGGCACGTGCGAGAATGACGTGATGGCATCCAGCGAGAGCGTCAACATTTTCTTCATCGAATACTTCGTCTCACCCGCTTGGCGACTGTCGCGAACGTATTCAACCGCTGTTTGTCGAAAACCAGACCAGCTCACCATGCCTCGGATGAACCGGTGCTTTTCCTCCATGATGGTGAGTGCGTCACAGACTTTTCTATCGATCAAACGAAAGTCGCCAGTGTCAACCGGGATTTCTACGTCGGTGAGTCGGCGGAGCACCCGGTAAAAGATCGCCGCGGTCCACTTCTTGAACAGTGTCTCTCCCTGTCGTTGCAACCGTTTGGCATAGACTACCTGGTAGCCTTGTTGCCACTTCTCCACCATGACCGGAATGAGCTCCGGAGGATCTTGTAGATCCCCGTCTATCACCACCACTGCATCCCCCACCGCGTGTTCCATGCCCGCTGTGATGGCTATCTGGTGCCCAAAGTTGCGCGAAAAGTTGATCACCTTGACATGCTGATCATTCACGCAGATTTCGTGGAGATGGCTGCCCGTTCTGTCTCGGCTGCCGTCGTTGACAAACAACAGCTCATACGTGTAATGAGCGGATTCCATCACGTTGCTAAGGCGCAGATACGTCTCTCCGATAATTTCTTGTTCGTTATAGACGGGTACAACGACTGAGATTTGCACGTGTTCATCGGCTGCACGGGAAGGCATCTTGTTCTCTGTTAACTCGGTCATTGGTGTCTGGATCACGTCATTCGACACAATCTTCCTAGCCATCAGCCATGCCTCCTATCTCATTTCGCAGTTGTCGTTCCCACATACTCATAAAGCTCTTGTGCACCGCCGCCAAACATACCAAAGCCACCTACACTGCTGCCTGATGCTGCTGTTGTCGTATTTCCCCACTCCGAATCCGGCACGAGCTTACAGTTCTTCTCGATCCAGCTGAGATTCTGTGACTGTACACTCGAACTTCCAAAGCCACCGAAACCGCCAAACCTGTTGCCACCCCCAACGCCGCCAGAATGGGAACCCGTCCTATTGCTGAAGTCGCTGAACGCGTTTCCCCTCTCGCTTCCATTGTCAGCGCCAAACACAGTTCGAGTTCGACCACCTTGATTCGCAGCTGACGATTGCGCTCTGCCTCCTGAGACGAGGAAATACTTCACCTTACCCTCTTGGGCGAGAGTTTGCAGTTGGGCTGACGTTATGGCTGGGTCAGTCCCCCGGAATCCCCCCATCGCCATGACAGGAAGTCCGGTACTGAGGATGTATGGAGCGGCTGTTGTGGCATTTTGAGTTGCAAGCAGATATCCACCCTGGTAGTGGCTTTTGAGAAAGGTGACCAGTTTCTCATTGACGTTGCCGCCATTCTGCCCAAAGCCAGCAAAGCCACCGGAATAATTGCGATTTCCATTGCTGTGAGGCAGATTCGGTCCGGCAGTCGGATTGGATCCGTTTCCCGCATATGTCAGTGTGCTATACGACCAATAGGCCGGAATCACTGCGATGCTGAAGAGAGACGCACCGAGCGCTATCCGCCGCACGAGACGTTTCCCATCCGTTACAAAAGTGAGGACCAGTGCAATCAAGGCGACGGCTGCGCCAATTCCAACGAAAACTGCGAGTGTCCCTCGCAGCGTGGAATATGACCACAGCAGATGGATTTGATATGCGGCCATACCAAGTACTACAATGACGCCACCCAGGATGACTCGCATTTTGTGATGCAAATAGTGACGTACTTCCCCAAAGCCAATGCCGACCATCGCTGCAATTGCAGGTGCCATGGTCACCATATAGTACGTATGGAGTGCCGAGACGAACGTGAAGTATAGCACCGTGGTAGCAAACCAGGCACTCCACATGGTCACAGACGGCCAGACCGTGCGGAATTCCTCCAACTTGCGGCGACGGTAGTTCAAAATCGCTAGGACAAACCCAGCAAGCCCAAGTGGCAACCACCAGCCAATCTGGGTAGCGTCACTGCCAGTAAACAATCGGAGTAGGATATTCGACTGGTTGTTCCTGCCGCCGTTGAACGAGCCATTCAGCGAGCCATGATTGAAATTCGGGAACGATCCCGATTGTCCGCCCTGACCCAATCCACCTTGACCGGTCTGGTGAATAGACTGTCCACGCGATTGGAATGCGTTTTGAGATGAACCCATACCGTTACCGTAGGTTCCCATGCCTAAGGAATTGCGGCCAAAATTATGCGTTCCACCGTTTCCGCCATGCATTCCGGACAGGTTACCGGTAACCCGTTGGATGCCATCGTACCCGAACGCCAAATTGACTTCGCTGTTAGTTTGCGTACTGCCTACCCATGGTCTGTCCTGTGCTGGTACGGCGTCCACAATGACAGACCAAGAGAAGGACACAACAGTGAGTACGCAGGCGGCAAAGAGCAGATGCAGCACTTTCGTTCGGACGTCCAGATCCCTGACAAACACGTAGCCTACAATCAGGGCTGGTAAAACCAAGAGCGCTTCAGCAAATTTAATGTTAAACCCGATGCCGAGGACCCCTGCCGCGGTGAGCAGCCAGGCAAGCCTGTATTTGCCTCCTTCCATTGCCTTCAACAGTGCCCATGCAGCGACCAACAACGCTGTAGTGAGAATGCTGTCAATGGTGTTGTTTCGGTTGGTGGCCACAGACAACGGCGTGATGGCTAACAAAAACGCGGCGATGAGGCCTGAGACATAACCGTGTTTTTTAGAAACGAGGTGGTATAGGATAACAACCGAGATCACCCCTGCTAATGCTTCAGGAGCTAAAATACTCCAGCCGTGAAATCCGAAAATCCAAGCACTGAGTGTTTGAATCCAGAAGCCAACCGGAGGTTTGTCGATTGTGATGAATCCACCGGGATCGAACGAAAGAAAGAAGAAGTTGTGGAAGCTTTGCAGCATGCTCTTCACCGCTGCGGCGTAATACGTGTTTGCGTAACCATTCTGGGACAAATTCCAGAAGTCCAGGAAGATGGATACGAGCCCAACGAGGACGAGCCATATATGTCTCGGGCGAAAACGAAGTCGATTCATCGATGTGTCACTCCAGCACCTTATAGTGGTCTTTGTGGCTTGCCTTACGAAAGCACACGTGATAACGGGGAAACGCACTTATATATCGCGTCTGGCACCTGACCAAGTGTCCAACATGACCAACACTGAAAGACGGATGTCTTTTACTTGATAAAGCGTACAGCCTGATTATTGATTTTTCATTGAATCAAAATAGATACCTACATAAACAATCACTGAAGACAAAAGGGATGCTTGTGAAAATTGGTCGAGACCCGATTCAACTGCAGGGAACGTCGTATTCAAGGCAATTTGGAAGTCTGTGGTCTATCATCGGATAGGTGAAACGGGGTGATTTCAATCAAGAAGTGGATTCGTAACGTTGCAATTGGTGGAAGCATTGCCACTGCAGCCGTCGCAGGTTTCCTCGCCGGAGAATATACCATAGGCGGAGGCTTCGTCTTACCTAGCCCAATTGCGACGGCACATGCGGCTACGTCGTTTCCGACGACGAAAACACAGGAAAAGGTCATGGTCGTAGGCGTATCAATCGCCCATGGGTGGAAGGATCCGAACGACGACAGTTATTTAAAACGTGCCTTTCAATTGCTATCAGACAGCACCAATATGACTTATCAATATGTGAATAAGACGATTGTCGGCGGATCGGCGATGAACGTGCCCAAATCTGAATATGAAAGTTGGCTGAGTACGGTCAAGCCGCAACTTGTTGTCCTATCTTGGGGATTTTTAAATGATGCCTCCAAGAATGTGTCTCCGATAGCCGTTCACCAGGCGATATT
This is a stretch of genomic DNA from Alicyclobacillus dauci. It encodes these proteins:
- a CDS encoding GtrA family protein; protein product: MTEDAEGTRPPLAVLQLVKFGAVGASNTLVDVLLFVLFYNELHLNYVLAHIISYSCGTVNSFVWNKYFTFERRSKFHGREIYRFIVLNVCSFSLSLAFIYGFNHLLDIRIIDSKLLSIVLTVIVNYFGSKYWCFSGQ
- a CDS encoding C40 family peptidase, which codes for MNKKVFISLCTSTICASVAVVTSPLTAFASVHSPTMNQKAIVVNQDLISKPSGFVYDNTTYMPIWYLMQALDKLKIHSVWANHTWTLTAADRPDLSHVHVGTGSSSIYVNGHLVQKVNEVAAEDPASGKQTTYMPAWYIMQIMNRLNIHSTWNGETWEIHTASQSPSVTARTLAKPSDISSTGQQIVDYAEKFIGTPYRMGGESASGFDCSGFSQTVFAHFNISLPRTAAGQAQVGQTISKSDLQPGDLVFFNTDGTGISHVGIYVGDGKFISATSSKGVQVNDISDPYYWGPRFVEATNPGI
- a CDS encoding mechanosensitive ion channel family protein, with amino-acid sequence MVGRLHQLHPWRRIMVVAIVLILLSVIFNLAHSMALMNFVPVHYHRAVEWGIVILWCVIGIWLVRYLNRFLMSKTLGKHIDRRTSRLLSRLLTVIGFLFIVLVALNLLQIRISSLLVGGAVTGVIVGIGAQSTLSNLFAGVILLTLRPFSVGQYITLRTSLFSGIEYGGTVFDVNWYYTILLDGDQKRVLPNSSVIVSAVTINAKEESASQVFTVPIPYSVSEKEISNDLRELTSGRASMKIREFTKDAYNVEIHLPASEDPGVIREILSRHQI
- a CDS encoding glycosyltransferase family 39 protein, yielding MNRLRFRPRHIWLVLVGLVSIFLDFWNLSQNGYANTYYAAAVKSMLQSFHNFFFLSFDPGGFITIDKPPVGFWIQTLSAWIFGFHGWSILAPEALAGVISVVILYHLVSKKHGYVSGLIAAFLLAITPLSVATNRNNTIDSILTTALLVAAWALLKAMEGGKYRLAWLLTAAGVLGIGFNIKFAEALLVLPALIVGYVFVRDLDVRTKVLHLLFAACVLTVVSFSWSVIVDAVPAQDRPWVGSTQTNSEVNLAFGYDGIQRVTGNLSGMHGGNGGTHNFGRNSLGMGTYGNGMGSSQNAFQSRGQSIHQTGQGGLGQGGQSGSFPNFNHGSLNGSFNGGRNNQSNILLRLFTGSDATQIGWWLPLGLAGFVLAILNYRRRKLEEFRTVWPSVTMWSAWFATTVLYFTFVSALHTYYMVTMAPAIAAMVGIGFGEVRHYLHHKMRVILGGVIVVLGMAAYQIHLLWSYSTLRGTLAVFVGIGAAVALIALVLTFVTDGKRLVRRIALGASLFSIAVIPAYWSYSTLTYAGNGSNPTAGPNLPHSNGNRNYSGGFAGFGQNGGNVNEKLVTFLKSHYQGGYLLATQNATTAAPYILSTGLPVMAMGGFRGTDPAITSAQLQTLAQEGKVKYFLVSGGRAQSSAANQGGRTRTVFGADNGSERGNAFSDFSNRTGSHSGGVGGGNRFGGFGGFGSSSVQSQNLSWIEKNCKLVPDSEWGNTTTAASGSSVGGFGMFGGGAQELYEYVGTTTAK
- a CDS encoding glycosyltransferase family 2 protein, which translates into the protein MPSRAADEHVQISVVVPVYNEQEIIGETYLRLSNVMESAHYTYELLFVNDGSRDRTGSHLHEICVNDQHVKVINFSRNFGHQIAITAGMEHAVGDAVVVIDGDLQDPPELIPVMVEKWQQGYQVVYAKRLQRQGETLFKKWTAAIFYRVLRRLTDVEIPVDTGDFRLIDRKVCDALTIMEEKHRFIRGMVSWSGFRQTAVEYVRDSRQAGETKYSMKKMLTLSLDAITSFSHVPIKLAGYLGVVSFFAGLVYLVMVIVLDHTLSSVDFLTFIAFILGGWILACMGVLGEYVGRIYDEVKDRPLYLVASREGFVTTEVNHD
- a CDS encoding S53 family peptidase, which encodes MDESTPVQVGIEANHRPIPGSERRVVAGAKRIAPVDPNERITATVLLRHRASTELVHRIEELSTLPFATRTHMTHEEFSTNHGADPSDIQKIREFANQHDLTVEQVNLAARTVILSGTTSSFNQAFAVDLAHYEHPDFTYRGREGAIHVPEHLTDVVVAVLGLDNRPQASPHFRIYNEEAGQTRALASQISYTPPQVAQLYNFPTNVNCSDQCIGIIELGGGYTSSNIDQYFTNLGLPSPTVAAVSVDGSTNQPTGNANGPDGEVDLDIEVAAAVAPGARIVVYFAPNTDAGFLNAITTAIHDTTNKPSVISISWGGPESSWTTQGMQAMNSAFQDAAALGVTVCCASGDNGSTDGVSDGNVHVDFPASSPYALACGGTRLTESGGTIASEVVWNDGSNGGATGGGVSSVFALPSWQSNANVPSSANSSGQTGRGVPDVAGDADPASGYQVLVDGQQFAIGGTSAVAPLWAGLLAIANHTLGHPVGYVNPLLYSIPSQDGAFRDITSGNNDINGSNQLYQAGPGWDACTGLGSPNGSKLIDALSQVGSASEIH
- a CDS encoding phospholipase D-like domain-containing protein: MDQVLGALGVIKGHPDQTRLITPYADGMKAISAFLGSATSKLRTIIYADTLSLYYDDVASAKQRGIDVKIIFDHSQAAGAYENPHIKQLLSEGWVDGTDFVIGTSPESGQIVHLKSTWIDDRYVEDGSLNYSPSAFKQINSVSISDWPEYASYLDGIFEQLWQWILENEPQYQVKK
- a CDS encoding SGNH/GDSL hydrolase family protein codes for the protein MISIKKWIRNVAIGGSIATAAVAGFLAGEYTIGGGFVLPSPIATAHAATSFPTTKTQEKVMVVGVSIAHGWKDPNDDSYLKRAFQLLSDSTNMTYQYVNKTIVGGSAMNVPKSEYESWLSTVKPQLVVLSWGFLNDASKNVSPIAVHQAILNEISEALAVHAVVLVVSPPVTKASETGYQTLTNRYVSEEFSAAKSLHNPNVYTLDVLNQMRSYLKAHNQTWQPYFGDSWHPNQVGYQLAGSLLYNDLIETFDQSPIQVKTTGSLHNHM
- a CDS encoding murein hydrolase activator EnvC family protein gives rise to the protein MRYVTQAVLSVGTLCASLGLLAPTVQADNLSNAKDRMQQLNAASAENAQSLTQEKQAAQNLQDSIQSYQKLIDSLSQSMAQTRQELDTTQAKLDDIQSTLNRLKKQLNITNNDFQALTVALYEQGNVPYLEVLFKATSFSDLLSRFQDIVFLTKAEQGLAKKILALHNKVSAEEKQQAANLQSLNKKKAKLAALQRIDASLKQQKQVALARTKQQIQSDVNKQQRLRSQKQWTQAQINQMEAQIQNAGNVLSTTVGLVVEQDLRYRSISPMSLYNYVQAHDSTFSLGDIETICNAARSYDVNPALLIAITGQEQAFVPPSADAGEIRNNPFNVFYSWQVYNTNLADAANIAANTLRHKLSVSPPSGEDPIHWINDPANPWGIYATDPNWANGVETYFNSIMQQCG